A portion of the Gossypium arboreum isolate Shixiya-1 chromosome 8, ASM2569848v2, whole genome shotgun sequence genome contains these proteins:
- the LOC108467392 gene encoding hyoscyamine 6-dioxygenase-like, producing MNPLYCYESLHHNYPKQIKDLKNLNIQEMEKLVSSWFNNKTLPQSYIFPPETRPGNHVIPRCNTIPVVDLSKALAYERTAVVQQILEASHEFGFFQVINHGVSENLVNDTMNVFKEFFELPAEDKAGIYSEDLKRPCRLYTSSPNFNSEKVHLWRDSLRHPCHPLKECIKVWPPKPTRYREIVAAYSIEAKKLGLRILELLSEGLGLGSGFFGNKLSESTVLSLNHYPPCPDPSLTLGVSKHCDPNLLTILLQGDVYGLQVLKDGEWIGVEPLHNAFVVNIGHQLEIISNNKLKSAEHRAVTNSKVARTTAAFFISPSDDCIIEPAKSLIGTDESPVYRAFEFKEFLLNYIYMEGNFEKSVEPFKLHG from the exons ATGAACCCTTTATATTGTTACGAAAGTTTGCATCATAATTATCCAAAACAGATCAAAGATCTCAAGAACTTGAACATTCAAGAGATGGAGAAGCTTGTTTCAAGCTGGTTCAATAATAAAACCTTGCCCCAGTCTTACATATTTCCCCCTGAAACAAGGCCTGGGAACCACGTCATTCCTAGATGCAATACCATTCCGGTAGTTGACCTCAGCAAGGCGTTGGCTTATGAACGAACTGCTGTAGTTCAACAGATTTTAGAAGCTAGCCACGAGTTCGGATTTTTCCAG GTGATTAACCATGGAGTTTCAGAAAACCTGGTTAATGACACCATGAATGTTTTCAAGGAGTTCTTCGAGTTGCCTGCTGAGGACAAGGCCGGAATCTACTCTGAGGATCTGAAAAGGCCTTGCAGGCTTTACACAAGCAGTCCAAACTTTAATAGCGAAAAGGTTCACCTATGGCGTGACAGTTTGAGACACCCTTGTCATCCTTTAAAAGAATGCATCAAAGTTTGGCCTCCAAAGCCAACTAGATATAG GGAAATTGTGGCTGCATATTCAATTGAGGCAAAGAAACTGGGTTTAAGGATCCTGGAGTTGCTTTCTGAAGGCTTGGGGCTTGGTTCAGGGTTCTTTGGGAATAAACTAAGTGAATCAACTGTACTATCATTGAACCATTACCCGCCATGCCCAGATCCAAGCTTGACCCTTGGAGTATCTAAACATTGCGACCCTAACCTGTTAACTATTTTACTTCAGGGAGATGTGTATGGGCTCCAAGTCCTCAAAGATGGGGAATGGATTGGTGTTGAGCCTTTGCATAATGCATTTGTGGTTAACATAGGCCATCAGTTGGAG ATTATCAGTAACAACAAGCTGAAGAGTGCTGAACATCGTGCCGTGACAAACTCGAAAGTTGCCCGAACGACAGCCGCCTTCTTTATCAGCCCATCTGATGATTGCATTATAGAGCCTGCTAAATCTCTTATTGGCACCGATGAGTCTCCGGTTTACAGGGCTTTCGAGTTCAAAGAGTTTTTGCTTAACTACATATACATGGAGGGGAACTTTGAAAAAAGTGTGGAGCCTTTTAAATTACATGGTTGA
- the LOC108467390 gene encoding hyoscyamine 6-dioxygenase-like gives MEKLVSSWFNNKTLPQSYIFPPETRPGNHIIPRSNTIPVIDLGNASAHDRTLVVQQILKASQEFGFFQVINHGISEDLMNDTMNVFKEFFELPAEDKADLYSEEFNRPCKLYTSSANYDGDKVHLWRDSLRHPCHPLEECIKIWPQKPTRYREIVAAYSIEAKKLGSRILDLISEGLGLDLGYFGNKLSESVVISVNHYPPCPDPSLTLGIAKHCDPSLLTILLQGDVFGLQVLNDDKWIGVEPLHNAFVVNIGHQLEVVSNNRLKGAEHRVVTNSTVARTTAAIFLNPSEDCIVEPAKSLIGADESPVYRAFKFKEFLYNYVTMGGNSEKSLEPFKLHG, from the exons ATGGAGAAGCTTGTTTCAAGCTGGTTCAATAATAAAACCTTACCCCAATCCTACATATTCCCCCCTGAAACAAGGCCTGGTAACCATATCATTCCTAGAAGCAATACCATTCCGGTAATCGACCTCGGCAACGCGTCGGCTCATGACCGAACCCTCGTAGTGCAACAGATTCTAAAAGCTAGCCAAGAGTTCGGATTTTTCCAG GTAATTAACCATGGAATTTCAGAAGACTTGATGAATGACACCATGAATGTGTTCAAGGAGTTCTTCGAGTTACCGGCCGAAGACAAAGCCGACCTTTATTCCGAGGAGTTCAATAGGCCTTGCAAGCTTTACACAAGCAGTGCTAACTATGATGGTGACAAGGTTCATCTATGGCGTGATAGTTTGAGACACCCTTGTCATCCTTTAGAAGAATGCATCAAAATTTGGCCTCAAAAGCCAACTAGATATAG GGAAATTGTGGCTGCATATTCAATTGAAGCAAAGAAACTAGGTTCAAGAATCCTGGATTTGATTTCTGAAGGGTTGGGGCTTGATTTAGGGTACTTTGGTAATAAATTAAGTGAATCAGTTGTAATATCAGTGAACCATTATCCACCATGCCCTGATCCAAGCCTAACCCTTGGAATAGCCAAACATTGTGACCCTAGCCTCTTAACTATTTTACTTCAAGGTGATGTCTTTGGTCTCCAAGTCCTCAATGATGATAAATGGATTGGCGTTGAGCCTTTGCATAATGCATTTGTGGTTAACATTGGCCATCAATTAGAG GTTGTTAGTAACAACAGGCTGAAGGGAGCTGAACATCGGGTGGTCACGAACTCGACGGTTGCTCGAACAACGGCAGCTATCTTTCTCAACCCATCTGAGGATTGTATTGTAGAGCCTGCTAAATCTCTTATCGGGGCTGATGAGTCTCCGGTTTATAGGGCTTTTAAATTCAAAGAATTTTTGTATAATTATGTAACAATGGGGGGAAATTCTGAAAAAAGTTTGGAACCCTTTAAACTACATGGTTGA
- the LOC108467389 gene encoding protein KINESIN LIGHT CHAIN-RELATED 2-like isoform X2 — MGSVSYGLKRFNDSLGYLNKANRLLGRLEEEGIANVENIRPVLHAVQLELGNVKTEMGRREEALLNFKKALEIKEMTLGKDSKELGVGYRDLAEAYVSVLNFKGALPFGLKALEVHRKGLGHNSVEVAHDRRILGVIYTGVEEHEKALEQNQLSQRVLKNWGLSSELLRAEIDAANTQIALGKYDEAINTLKGIVQQTEKDSENRALVFISMGKALCHLEKFADSKRCLEIACGILDKKETVSPIEVAEAYCEISMLYENMNEFETAISLLKRTLAILEKQPQEQQSEGGVSTRIGWLLLLKGEVPQAIPYLEDAVEKLKYSFGSRHFGVGYIYNNLGAAYLELDRPQSAAQIFAVAKDILDVSLGPHHADSIETCQNLSKAYSAMGSE; from the exons ATGGGTTCTGTTAGCTATGGTTTAAAAAGGTTTAATGATAGTTTAGGGTATCTTAATAAGGCTAATAGGTTGCTTGGTAGGTTAGAGGAAGAGGGTATTGCCAATGTTGAGAATATAAGGCCAGTGCTACATGCAGTGCAGCTTGAATTGGGGAATGTGAAGACAGAAATGGGGAGGAGAGAGGAGGctcttttaaattttaagaagGCTTTGGAAATTAAGGAAATGACTCTTGGGAAGGATAGTAAGGAATTAGGGGTGGGATATAGGGATTTGGCTGAAGCTTACGTTTCGGTTCTAAATTTTAAGGGGGCCTTACCTTTTGGTTTGAAGGCATTGGAGGTTCATAGGAAGGGGCTAGGGCATAATTCAGTGGAGGTTGCACATGATAGGAGGATTCTTGGGGTTATTTATACAGGTGTGGAGGAGCATGAGAAGGCATTGGAACAGAATCAGTTGTCACAGAGGGTTTTGAAGAATTGGGGTCTTAGTTCTGAGTTGCTTCGTGCGGAAATTGATGCTGCTAATACGCAGATTGCATTGGGAAAGTATGATGAGGCTATTAATACTTTGAAAGGTATAGTTCAGCAGACAGAGAAAGACAGTGAGAATCGAGCTCTGGTGTTTATTTCAATGGGGAAAGCTCTTTGTCATCTGGAAAAATTTGCAGACTCGAAGAGGTGTTTGGAGATTGCTTGTGGAATTCTTGACAAGAAAGAGACTGTTTCTCCGATTGAAGTTGCTGAGGCATACTGTGAGATATCAATGCTATATGAGAATATGAATGAGTTCGAGACTGCAATTTCATTGTTGAAGAGAACATTGGCTATACTTGAGAAACAACCTCAAGAACAGCAATCCGAGGGAGGTGTTTCCACTAGAATAGGGTGGTTACTCTTGTTAAAAGGTGAGGTGCCACAGGCAATTCCTTACTTGGAGGATGCAGTAGAGAAATTGAAATACAGCTTTGGCTCCAGGCATTTTGGGGTCGGGTATATTTACAACAATTTAGGGGCAGCATATTTGGAATTAGATAGGCCTCAGTCAGCAGCACAAATCTTTGCAGTTGCAAAGGACATCTTGGATGTCTCTCTTGGTCCTCATCATGCAGATTCAATCGAAACTTGCCAGAATCTTTCTAAAGCTTATAGTGCAATGGGAAG CGAGTAA
- the LOC128296441 gene encoding FACT complex subunit SSRP1-like, producing the protein MKVMMRMRTLLLTRTTKVLQTDDSGEEESDASESGNEKEKPAKKDQRKEAAVAAAASFSKESKKKGRDGQDDGKKKKRKKKDPNAPKRAMTGFFYFSQAEREVGLIYTHTHL; encoded by the exons ATGAAAGTGATGATGag GATGAGGACATTGTTATTGACAAGGACGACGAAGGTTCTCCAAACTGATGATTCTGGGGAGGAAGAATCTGATGCTAGTGAAAGTGGAAATGAGAAAGAG AAACCTGCGAAAAAGGATCAAAGGAAGGAAGCTGCTGTTGCTGCAGCTGCCTCTTTTTCTAAAGAAAGTAAGAAGAAAGGTAGAGATGGACAAGATGatggaaagaagaagaaaaggaaaaagaaggatCCTAATGCACCAAAGAGGGCAATGACCGGCTTCTTCTATTTTTCACAGGCAGAAAGGGAGGTGGGtcttatatatacacacacacattTATAG
- the LOC108467389 gene encoding protein KINESIN LIGHT CHAIN-RELATED 2-like isoform X1 — MGSVSYGLKRFNDSLGYLNKANRLLGRLEEEGIANVENIRPVLHAVQLELGNVKTEMGRREEALLNFKKALEIKEMTLGKDSKELGVGYRDLAEAYVSVLNFKGALPFGLKALEVHRKGLGHNSVEVAHDRRILGVIYTGVEEHEKALEQNQLSQRVLKNWGLSSELLRAEIDAANTQIALGKYDEAINTLKGIVQQTEKDSENRALVFISMGKALCHLEKFADSKRCLEIACGILDKKETVSPIEVAEAYCEISMLYENMNEFETAISLLKRTLAILEKQPQEQQSEGGVSTRIGWLLLLKGEVPQAIPYLEDAVEKLKYSFGSRHFGVGYIYNNLGAAYLELDRPQSAAQIFAVAKDILDVSLGPHHADSIETCQNLSKAYSAMGSYTLAIEFQQRVIDAWEGHGPSAEEEPREARHALEELKTKARGTSTNRVPTKALPLPQHSLASRNLQPSIPLTQIQPALSGRLGESIAFALLSHFTV, encoded by the exons ATGGGTTCTGTTAGCTATGGTTTAAAAAGGTTTAATGATAGTTTAGGGTATCTTAATAAGGCTAATAGGTTGCTTGGTAGGTTAGAGGAAGAGGGTATTGCCAATGTTGAGAATATAAGGCCAGTGCTACATGCAGTGCAGCTTGAATTGGGGAATGTGAAGACAGAAATGGGGAGGAGAGAGGAGGctcttttaaattttaagaagGCTTTGGAAATTAAGGAAATGACTCTTGGGAAGGATAGTAAGGAATTAGGGGTGGGATATAGGGATTTGGCTGAAGCTTACGTTTCGGTTCTAAATTTTAAGGGGGCCTTACCTTTTGGTTTGAAGGCATTGGAGGTTCATAGGAAGGGGCTAGGGCATAATTCAGTGGAGGTTGCACATGATAGGAGGATTCTTGGGGTTATTTATACAGGTGTGGAGGAGCATGAGAAGGCATTGGAACAGAATCAGTTGTCACAGAGGGTTTTGAAGAATTGGGGTCTTAGTTCTGAGTTGCTTCGTGCGGAAATTGATGCTGCTAATACGCAGATTGCATTGGGAAAGTATGATGAGGCTATTAATACTTTGAAAGGTATAGTTCAGCAGACAGAGAAAGACAGTGAGAATCGAGCTCTGGTGTTTATTTCAATGGGGAAAGCTCTTTGTCATCTGGAAAAATTTGCAGACTCGAAGAGGTGTTTGGAGATTGCTTGTGGAATTCTTGACAAGAAAGAGACTGTTTCTCCGATTGAAGTTGCTGAGGCATACTGTGAGATATCAATGCTATATGAGAATATGAATGAGTTCGAGACTGCAATTTCATTGTTGAAGAGAACATTGGCTATACTTGAGAAACAACCTCAAGAACAGCAATCCGAGGGAGGTGTTTCCACTAGAATAGGGTGGTTACTCTTGTTAAAAGGTGAGGTGCCACAGGCAATTCCTTACTTGGAGGATGCAGTAGAGAAATTGAAATACAGCTTTGGCTCCAGGCATTTTGGGGTCGGGTATATTTACAACAATTTAGGGGCAGCATATTTGGAATTAGATAGGCCTCAGTCAGCAGCACAAATCTTTGCAGTTGCAAAGGACATCTTGGATGTCTCTCTTGGTCCTCATCATGCAGATTCAATCGAAACTTGCCAGAATCTTTCTAAAGCTTATAGTGCAATGGGAAG TTACACCCTTGCAATTGAATTCCAGCAGCGAGTAATTGATGCCTGGGAAGGCCATGGACCAAGTGCAGAAGAAGAACCCCGAGAAGCTCGGCATGCTCTCGAAGAGTTAAAGACAAAAGCCCGTGGTACATCCACTAACCGAGTTCCTACAAAGGCCTTGCCTTTGCCACAACATAGTCTTGCTTCAAGAAATTTGCAACCCAGTATTCCTCTTACCCAAATTCAGCCAGCTCTATCCGGTAGACTTGGAGAATCGATAGCTTTTGCTCTGCTATCACATTTCACAGTCTGA
- the LOC108467738 gene encoding autophagy-related protein 9-like, with product MMFWGQRAANALGMFRLRWGGESSLTTGLLGDVPHEIEVSDYGRLPASPRSECPSGLLNGESLNVEPIADLDLFFERLYIYYCEKGLWCIIIKWIVELLSVGFTICFSGFFLLFVDWNGLHNAKCGMDAVESGTKPCDLAKEALQEHPLTPLTLSKAIVVGYLVLFSVYWVFCFLRFFAQLKDTLGMQHFFYNSLHITDSEIQTMPWATILERVVRLQSSSQLCVVKDLSTHDVVMRLMRKENYLIGMLNKGVLAFPISPWVPGAGPTVKFGSGGTRHRLILTKSLEWTLNWCILQSMFDRNFCVRRDFITNPRTLKKRLIIVGLTMLLLSPFLVIFMLVYLFLRHAEQFYNHPSTASSRRWSNLSKWMFREFNEVEHLFRHRINSSVMHASEYLKQFPSPVISIIAKFISFVSGGFAAVLIIIAFVEESLLEGHIFGRNLFWYAAIFGTITAISRAAVADELLVLDPGGAMSMVVQHTHYMPKRWRGKENIKTVRIEFETLYQYTGMILLEEMASIFLTPLLLLFVVPKQVDDILQFIADFTIDVEGVGHVCSFSAFDFQNHGNSKYGSPHNVPRAQRSSQGKMEKSFLSFQSSYPLWEPDAQGKQFLSNIRIFREQKLQGQGTGHTYSVDRLWRGSPQRAYRDRNGLSSREMQHNIPGSGNDSRSSWIIDAVQKNHPCLLDWYYTSRPHHVRSHRRDTTTRQFELAEQQHGDYWGPTSLAHNEGIDEDHWLHHYDNWPQSQLEASTSAPFFHDSVLQHHDANDLAHHTWSHWWDRSGLHGSQPQASFLEPPDFNRYPADCQYNNLSERSIQGQDQYLDWRDSRRLSHMSYMDDLEAGGDINLHFDGIYTTSPESPTVNLRPPGFH from the exons ATGATGTTCTGGGGGCAAAGGGCTGCAAATGCTCTTGGCATGTTTAGGTTGAGATGGGGTGGTGAATCCTCTTTGACAACAGGCTTACTAGGTGATGTGCCTCATGAGATTGAGGTGTCTGACTATGGAAGATTACCAGCTAGTCCTCGTAGCGAATGCCCTTCAGGGCTTCTCAATGGTGAGAGTCTAAATGTGGAACCGATTGCTGACTTGGACTTGTTTTTCGAGCGGCTCTATATCTACTATTGTGAAAAGGGGCTTTGGTGCATAATTATAAAATGGATAGTTGAACTTCTGAGTGTGGGCTTTACCATATGTTTCTCAGGGTTTTTCTTATTGTTTGTTGATTGGAATGGTCTCCACAATGCAAAATGTGGGATGGATGCGGTTGAGTCTGGAACTAAACCGTGTGATCTTGCTAAGGAAGCACTTCAAGAGCACCCATTAACTCCCTTAACACTTTCAAAAGCTATTGTTGTTGGATATTTGGTGCTTTTTTCCGTCTATTGGGTATTCTGTTTTTTGAGGTTTTTTGCACAATTAAAGGATACCCTCGGTATGCAACATTTCTTTTATAACAG TCTCCATATTACCGACAGTGAGATTCAGACCATGCCTTGGGCAACGATACTTGAAAGGGTTGTCCGATTACAAAGTTCTTCACAACTCTGTGTGGTCAAGGATCTTTCTACTCATGATGTGGTTATGCGATTGATGCGGAAGGAGAACTACTTGATTGGAATGCTTAATAAAGGAGTGCTTGCTTTTCCTATTTCACCTTGGGTTCCAGGTGCTGGTCCAACTGTCAAATTTGGCTCTGGTGGAACGCGACATCGTCTGATCCTGACAAAGTCACTTGAATGGACCTTAAATTGGTGTATATTGCAAAGCATGTTTGACCG AAACTTTTGTGTTAGAAGGGACTTCATTACTAATCCTAGAACATTGAAGAAGAGGCTTATAATTGTTGGGCTTACTATGCTTCTACTCTCTCCATTTCTCGTCATATTCATGCTGGTTTATCTCTTCTTAAGGCATGCTGAGCAATTCTATAATCATCCAAGTACAGCTTCTTCTCGAAGATGGTCTAATTTGTCAAAATGGATGTTTAGGGAATTCAATGAG GTTGAACATTTATTTAGGCATCGGATTAATAGCAGTGTAATGCATGCTTCCGAGTACCTAAAGCAATTTCCCTCACCGGTTATTTCCATTATCGCAAAATTTATCTCATTTGTATCTGGCGGCTTTGCTGCTGTCTTGATCATCATTGCCTTTGTGGAAGAATCTTTGCTAGAGGGCCAT ATATTTGGTCGGAACTTGTTTTGGTATGCAGCTATTTTTGGAACCATAACAGCAATTAGCCGGGCTGCTGTTGCAGATGAACTTCTGGTCCTTGATCCAGGAGGAGCAATGTCTATGGTGGTACAGCATACACATTATATGCCGAAGAGATGGCGTGGTAAAGAAAACATCAAAACAGTCCGTATAGAGTTTGAAACTCTATATCAG TACACTGGAATGATATTGCTAGAGGAGATGGCCTCGATTTTCCTCACTCCATTGTTGCTTCTATTTGTTGTCCCAAAG CAGGTGGATGACATTTTACAGTTCATTGCCGATTTTACCATAGATGTTGAAGGTGTCGGTCATGTTTGCAG TTTTAGTGCCTTTGATTTCCAAAACCACGGAAATAGCAAATATGGGTCTCCACACAATGTGCCTCGTGCACAAAGGAGTTCCCAAGGGAAAATGGAGAAGTCATTCTTGAG TTTCCAGAGTAGCTATCCTTTGTGGGAACCGGATGCTCAGGGTAAGCAGTTCCTGTCAAATATTAGAATTTTCAGGGAGCAAAAGTTGCAAGGGCAAGGAACTGGACACACATATTCTGTGGATAGATTGTGGCGTGGTAGCCCACAGAGAGCTTACAGAGATAGAAACGGCCTTTCATCAAGAGAAATGCAACACAATATTCCGGGCTCCGGCAATGATTCGAGGTCTTCATGGATAATTGATGCTGTTCAAAAGAATCACCCGTGTCTTCTCGATTGGTATTATACCTCTCGACCTCACCATGTGAGAAGTCATAGGAGAGACACCACAACAAGGCAATTTGAACTGGCCGAGCAACAGCATGGGGACTATTGGGGGCCAACTAGCCTAGCACATAATGAAGGAATAGATGAAGATCACTGGCTACACCACTATGACAATTGGCCGCAGTCGCAACTTGAAGCTTCGACATCAGCTCCTTTCTTCCATGACAGTGTACTTCAGCATCATGATGCAAATGACTTGGCACACCATACATGGAGCCATTGGTGGGACCGAAGTGGCTTGCACGGTTCACAGCCCCAAGCAAGTTTTCTTGAGCCTCCCGATTTCAACCGCTATCCTGCAGACTGTCAGTACAATAACTTATCCGAGAGAAGCATACAAGGGCAAGATCAATACCTTGATTGGCGGGATTCTCGGAGGTTATCCCATATGTCTTACATGGACGATCTTGAAGCTGGAGGGGACATAAATCTTCATTTTGACGGTATCTATACCACATCTCCCGAATCTCCCACCGTAAATTTAAGGCCCCCGGGCTTCCATTAA
- the LOC108467391 gene encoding hyoscyamine 6-dioxygenase-like, whose translation MEKLVSSWFSNKTLPQSYIFPPEARPGNHVIPRCNTIPVVDLSKALAHDRIAIAQQILKASQEFGFFQVVNHGVPENLVTDTMNVFKEFFELPAEDKVSVYSNNLKRPCRLYTSSSNYDHENVHLWRDNLRHPCHPLEDCIKIWPQKPTRYREIVATYSIEAKKLGLRILELLSEGLGLGSGFFGDKLSESSLLSVNHYPPCPDPSLTLGVSRHCDPNLLTILHQGDEYGLQVFKDGEWIGVEPLHNAFVVNIGHQLQIISNNKLKSAEHRTVTNSRVARTTAAFFINPSDDCVIEPDKSLIDTNESPAYRPFQFKEFLLNYSSLMGNPEKCLEPFELHA comes from the exons ATGGAGAAGCTTGTTTCAAGCTGGTTCAGTAATAAAACCTTGCCCCAGTCTTACATATTCCCCCCTGAAGCAAGGCCTGGGAACCATGTCATTCCTAGATGCAATACCATTCCGGTAGTTGACCTCAGCAAGGCGTTGGCTCATGACCGAATTGCCATAGCTCAACAGATTCTGAAAGCTAGCCAAGAGTTCGGATTTTTCCAG GTTGTTAACCATGGAGTTCCAGAAAACCTGGTAACTGACACCATGAATGTCTTCAAGGAGTTCTTCGAGTTGCCTGCAGAAGACAAGGTCAGCGTCTACTCCAACAATCTAAAAAGGCCTTGCAGGCTTTACACAAGCAGTTCAAACTATGATCACGAAAATGTTCACCTTTGGCGTGACAATCTGAGACACCCTTGTCATCCTTTAGAAGATTGTATCAAAATTTGGCCTCAAAAGCCTACTAGATATAG GGAAATTGTGGCTACATACTCGATTGAGGCAAAGAAACTAGGTCTAAGGATCCTGGAGTTGCTTTCTGAAGGCTTGGGGCTTGGTTCAGGGTTCTTTGGGGATAAACTAAGTGAATCGTCGTTACTATCAGTGAACCATTACCCGCCATGCCCAGATCCAAGCTTGACCCTTGGAGTATCTAGACATTGTGACCCTAACCTTTTAACTATTCTACATCAGGGAGATGAATATGGACTTCAAGTCTTCAAGGATGGGGAATGGATTGGTGTGGAGCCTTTGCATAACGCATTTGTGGTTAATATAGGTCATCAGTTGCAG ATTATCAGTAACAACAAGCTGAAGAGTGCTGAACATCGGACGGTGACAAACTCGAGAGTTGCTCGAACGACGGCGGCCTTTTTTATTAACCCATCTGATGATTGCGTTATAGAGCCTGATAAATCTCTTATTGACACCAACGAGTCTCCGGCTTACAGGCCTTTCCAGTTCAAAGAGTTTCTGCTTAACTACTCATCCTTGATGGGGAACCCTGAAAAATGCCTGGAACCCTTTGAACTACATGCTTGA